One window from the genome of Apus apus isolate bApuApu2 chromosome 12, bApuApu2.pri.cur, whole genome shotgun sequence encodes:
- the UTP14A gene encoding U3 small nucleolar RNA-associated protein 14 homolog A — protein MAEEWLGQEAAGSGSESEDEGQEDGERRHRQLLEAVSSLSGRKRRKLERTEASAQVSEFNVSSKGAGEKLVLSELLQPLCPKSALRSVRKELSRVKQKKPVELPLSKEEAKRVVREAAYARTSQEVGRWQQVVLQNRRAEQLVFPLRQEIPTVVPLEQTVSAWKARTPLEQEIFGLLHRTKQPLTDPLLTPEETASLQAMSLEEARRRRAELQKARALQSYYEAKARREKRIKSKKYHRVLKKSKRRKALKEFELLQKSDPEAALAKLEELEQLRMQERMSLKHQNKGKWARSRAIIAKYDLEARKAMQEQLARNKELMQKVQVELTDEEAGDLPEEDLAPVTVPAVPGGASGANPWMLGQPSRPAPEPEVQEGLGGEVMVPDAAESEEEEEMSEEEALLQGFEQKRRVRPRWARSPKGPGADETKAVSELPGDSPELPVSAEEPLSAVLEQPPQAQEEMLLSEQLGQVRTMEDVEALASEESVKELEEQEKRVEEQGKPAARRAEKRVQQQEAGRAGDKRAKKPPAKKKMISLEDVLAGKSQELQCPVLPVVVEEEEEGGIDQRGVIKEAFAGDDVVADFRREKRKAEQEGKPQPVNLVLPGWGEWGGTGLKPSAKKVKRFLLKPPPAPPRKDQHLPHVIISEKRNIYAAAHQVSELPFPFERHQQFEQSIRTPLGPTWNTQRAFQKLTAPRVITRAGHIIQPISAEDVADKDNAGGWQGPSSWLGEAPSAG, from the exons ATGGCGGAGGAGTGGCTGGGCCAggaggcggcggggagcggcaGCGAGAGCGAGGATGAG GGGCAGGAGGACGGTGAACGGCGGCACCGGCAGCTCCTGGAGGCCGTCAGCTCCCTCTCCGGACGGAAGCG GCGGAAGCTGGAGCGCACGGAGGCGAGTGCCCAGGTGTCCGAGTTCAACGTCAGCTCCAAAG GTGCTGGGGAGAAGCTGGTCCTGTCcgagctcctgcagcccctctgtCCCAAATCCGCCCTGCGCAGCGTCaggaaggagctgagcagggtgAAGCAGAAGAAGCCGGTGGAGCTGCCGCTCAGCAAGGAGGAGGCAAAGCGG GTGGTCAGGGAAGCAGCCTACGCCCGCACCTCGCAGGAGGtgggcaggtggcagcaggtggTGCTGCAGAACCGGcgggcagagcagctggtgttccCCCTGAGGCAGGAGATCCCCACGGTGGTGCCCCTGGAGCAGACGGTGTCGGCATGGaag GCCCGGActcccctggagcaggagaTCTTTGGGCTGCTCCACAGGACTAAGCAGCCCCTCACAGACCCGCTCCTGACGCCGGAGGAGACGGCCTCGCTGCAGGCCATGAGTCTGGAGGAG gcccggcggcggcgcgcGGAGCTGCAGAAGGCCCGGGCCCTGCAGTCCTACTATGAAGCCAAAGCTCGGAGGGAGAAGAGGATCAAGAGCAAGAA GTACCACCGCgtgctgaagaaaagcaagaggcGCAAGGCCCTGAAGGAGtttgagctgctgcagaagtcAGACCCTGAGGCTGCCTTGGCcaagctggaggagctggagcagctcaggatgcag GAGCGGATGAGTCTGAAGCACCAAAACAAGGGAAAATGGGCCCGTTCCAGGGCCATTATAGCTAAGTATGACTTGGAG GCCCGCAAGGccatgcaggagcagctggccaGGAACAAGGAGCTGATGCAGAAGGTGCAGGTGGAGCTGACTGACGAAGAGGCAGGTGACCTTCCCGAGGAGGACCTGGCTCCAGTGACTGTCCCTGCTGTTCCTGGGGGTGCCAGTGGAGCCAACCCCTGGATGCTGGGACAGCCCAGCCGCCCGGCCCCGGAGCCTGAggtgcaggaggggctggggggggaagtcATGGTGCCCGATGCTGCAGAGAgcgaggaggaagaggagatgtCAGAGGAGGAAGCTCTGCTGCAAGGCTTTGAGCAGAAGCGGCGTGTGCGGCCGCGGTGGGCGAGGAGCCCCAAGGGACcag GTGCTGATGAGACAAAGGCAGTTTCTGAGCTGCCAGGGGACAGCCCCGAGTTACCCGTCTCTGCTGAGGAGCCGCTGagtgcagtgctggagcagcctccccaggcccaggaggagatgctgctgtcGGAGCAGCTGGGCCAGGTGCGGACAATGGAGGACGTTGAGGCTCTGGCCTCAGAGGAGAGTGtcaaggagctggaggagcaggagaagcgtgtggaggagcaggggaagccGGCAGCCAGACGAGCAGAGAAGCgagtgcagcagcaggaggcaggcagggctggggacaagcGTGCCAAGAAACCACCAGCCAAGAAGAAGATGATCAGCCTGGAGGATGTGCTGGCGGGAAAGTCCCAGGAGCTCCAGTGCCCCGTCCTCCCCgtggtggtggaggaggaagag GAGGGTGGCATCGACCAAAGAGGGGTGATCAAAGAGGCCTTTGCCGGGGACGACGTGGTGGCCGATTTCCGGCGGGAGAAGCGCAAGGcggagcaggaggggaagccGCAGCCGGTCAACCTGGTGCTGCCGGGCTGGGGCGAGTGGGGAGGGACGGGGCTGAAGCCCAGTGCCAAGAAAGTGAAGCG GTTCCTCCTCAAGCCACCCCCGGCGCCGCCCCGCAAGGACCAGCACCTGCCCCACGTCATCATCAGCGAGAAGCGCAACATCTACGCGGCTGCACACCAG gtCAGCGAGCTGCCCTTCCCCTTCGAGAGGCACCAGCAGTTCGAGCAGAGCATCCGCACACCCCTGGGCCCCACCTGGAACACACAACGTGCCTTCCAGAAGCTGACTGCCCCCCGTGTCATCACCCGGGCCGGCCACATCATCCAGCCCATCTCTGCCGAGGACGTTGCCGACAAGGACAACgcaggggggtggcagggacCCTCCAGCTGGCTGGGAGAAGCCCCCAGCGCGGGCTAA